In the genome of Pseudothermotoga sp., one region contains:
- a CDS encoding ABC transporter ATP-binding protein, producing the protein MANVVIETKDLVKNFGKVCAVKGLNLRVFEGEIYGFLGPNGAGKTTTIRMLTGTLKPTSGFVKILGMDMWGKEIEIKRSIGVVPDEPRMYSNLKGYEFLKFVAEIFDMDEKIAQQRVEELCSVFGVDYLDKFIADMSHGMKQKILLISVLMRKPKVIFLDEPTVGLDAKSAKILKLLLQKYASEGCTIFMTTHVLEIAEKMCSRIGIIDKGILIVEGTMEQLRNLVKDRMASLEDIFLQLTATEDISQIIKEL; encoded by the coding sequence TTGGCGAACGTGGTCATAGAAACCAAAGATTTAGTGAAAAACTTTGGAAAGGTTTGTGCTGTTAAAGGATTGAATTTGAGAGTGTTTGAAGGAGAAATATATGGCTTTCTTGGTCCAAACGGTGCTGGAAAGACTACGACCATCAGAATGCTCACAGGTACTCTCAAACCGACCTCTGGATTTGTAAAAATCTTGGGAATGGATATGTGGGGCAAAGAGATAGAAATCAAAAGATCCATAGGCGTCGTGCCTGATGAGCCGCGCATGTATTCGAATTTGAAAGGTTACGAGTTTTTGAAGTTTGTAGCTGAGATCTTTGATATGGACGAAAAAATAGCACAACAGAGGGTGGAAGAGCTTTGTTCAGTGTTTGGTGTCGATTATTTGGACAAGTTCATTGCCGATATGTCCCACGGTATGAAACAAAAGATACTTCTGATAAGTGTGCTGATGAGGAAACCGAAAGTGATTTTTTTGGATGAACCCACCGTGGGACTCGATGCCAAATCTGCAAAAATTTTGAAATTACTTTTACAAAAGTATGCTTCTGAAGGATGCACGATCTTCATGACCACACATGTTTTGGAGATAGCAGAAAAAATGTGTTCAAGGATAGGGATAATAGACAAAGGGATCCTCATAGTGGAAGGTACCATGGAACAATTAAGAAATTTGGTGAAAGATAGAATGGCGAGTCTTGAAGACATTTTCCTGCAGCTCACGGCGACAGAGGATATATCGCAGATAATCAAGGAGTTGTAG
- a CDS encoding PhoH family protein: MVKNYVLDTNVLVHDPESIYAFEDNNVVIPLVVLEELDSLKRRSDSVGRSARHVVRELDKLRELGDLSRGVKLKNGGTLFVMSLTDLRRDFIEYFHSKYLDNWILAYVVRLSRTSSIPTILVTKDISLRVKASALGIEAQDYLTDRSNLTTLPDGYREVEEVIVEGQKLDGFHENEYIKSSKGYFKVKKGVAVKLSIDFSNVVWGIQALNEEQLYAMDAMLDDSVSLVTIVGMAGTGKTLIALACALEKTINQKKYRRIIVARPLIPMGKDVGYLPGGLEEKLQPWMQPIMDNLEFLFDKVGMNLKDFLRKKIMEIEALSFIRGRTIPDQFIIIDEAQNLTPHEVKTILTRTGNNAKIVLVGDPYQIDTPYLDKDSNGLVYAASRLMGNPLVAHITLKKGVRSPLASLVAEKL, encoded by the coding sequence ATGGTAAAAAATTATGTGTTAGATACGAATGTACTAGTGCACGATCCTGAAAGCATCTACGCCTTTGAGGATAACAACGTGGTGATACCTTTAGTTGTTCTGGAGGAGCTCGATTCACTCAAGCGAAGATCAGACTCGGTTGGCAGATCCGCGAGGCATGTCGTGAGGGAACTCGACAAGCTCAGAGAATTGGGTGATCTTTCGAGGGGTGTCAAGCTTAAGAACGGAGGAACATTGTTCGTGATGAGCCTCACTGATTTGAGAAGGGACTTCATCGAGTATTTCCATTCGAAGTATCTCGATAACTGGATTTTGGCTTACGTAGTCAGATTGAGCAGAACGAGTAGTATTCCAACGATCCTAGTCACGAAGGATATAAGTTTGAGAGTGAAAGCCTCAGCACTTGGTATTGAAGCTCAGGATTACCTCACTGACCGTTCAAACCTGACTACGCTCCCAGATGGTTACAGAGAGGTTGAAGAAGTGATCGTCGAAGGACAAAAATTGGATGGTTTTCATGAGAACGAATACATCAAAAGTTCTAAAGGATATTTCAAGGTAAAAAAAGGAGTTGCAGTGAAACTTTCCATTGACTTCTCTAATGTCGTGTGGGGTATCCAAGCTTTGAATGAAGAACAGCTCTATGCTATGGATGCTATGTTGGACGACAGTGTTTCACTCGTGACGATAGTCGGTATGGCGGGTACAGGCAAAACTTTGATAGCGCTTGCTTGTGCATTGGAAAAAACCATCAATCAAAAAAAGTATCGGCGAATAATTGTGGCTCGTCCCCTCATCCCAATGGGAAAAGATGTAGGTTATCTACCAGGAGGACTCGAGGAAAAACTTCAGCCTTGGATGCAGCCTATCATGGACAATCTTGAGTTTCTCTTCGATAAAGTTGGAATGAATTTGAAAGATTTTTTGAGAAAGAAAATCATGGAAATAGAAGCATTGAGTTTCATAAGAGGAAGAACCATACCTGATCAATTCATCATCATAGATGAAGCACAGAATTTAACGCCGCACGAAGTGAAAACGATTCTCACAAGGACTGGCAACAACGCTAAGATCGTGCTGGTGGGAGATCCATATCAGATCGATACTCCTTACCTAGACAAGGACAGCAACGGTTTGGTGTACGCGGCTTCGAGATTGATGGGGAATCCATTGGTTGCGCATATAACACTCAAAAAGGGTGTCAGATCTCCACTCGCGAGTCTCGTGGCTGAAAAGCTGTAG
- a CDS encoding 3'-5' exonuclease, whose protein sequence is MDTETTGTDPSSGDRIVEVALVPIYKGKILYRGIYHSLVNPKIKIPAVIEKVHGIGNQQLQSAPDMEKVFEKIKAYMTKSIMVFHRAQFDLTFLDFAAKEVGTFLPTIRFLDTHEIAQYIFKERKTLPWLAKHYDLPQPTHRALDDAIVTAKVFLKMIKELEMDVTELVKTWSGEEW, encoded by the coding sequence ATGGATACTGAGACAACGGGAACAGACCCTTCGTCAGGAGATCGAATCGTTGAGGTCGCGCTTGTTCCCATCTACAAAGGTAAGATCCTCTATAGGGGGATATACCATTCTCTGGTGAATCCGAAGATAAAAATACCAGCCGTTATTGAAAAAGTTCATGGTATAGGCAACCAACAACTTCAAAGTGCTCCAGATATGGAGAAAGTCTTTGAGAAGATCAAAGCTTACATGACTAAATCGATAATGGTTTTCCATCGAGCACAGTTTGATCTGACTTTTCTCGATTTCGCAGCCAAGGAAGTCGGCACTTTTCTTCCAACGATTCGTTTCCTTGACACTCACGAAATCGCTCAGTACATCTTTAAAGAAAGAAAAACACTCCCTTGGCTCGCGAAACACTATGACTTACCACAGCCGACACACAGAGCGTTGGACGATGCCATCGTAACAGCAAAAGTCTTCTTGAAGATGATCAAGGAACTGGAAATGGATGTGACAGAACTAGTGAAAACTTGGAGTGGTGAGGAATGGTAA
- a CDS encoding mechanosensitive ion channel family protein, which translates to MHTIVTLIKTAIAIVVAFLVYKFIYNAAVKAADRLGKRIRMRNTLRTIFATLIGLVTVLVIMDIWQVSLIPYLTALGIGGIAVGFAVQEPLSNFISGLLVLLTGKLREEDIVEIDGIVGTVEMINYNHTVLRTFDGRQVLIPNKQVWNQRLINHWPSDTRRFSMRVSVSYNSDFAKVIEILKKCLEEEPLVEKSCANVILFSGFASSSIDFEVLFWVRKENYFDAINALAKRIKKEFEENGIVIPLPQLDVHIKGRIL; encoded by the coding sequence ATGCATACCATAGTCACACTCATCAAAACTGCCATAGCCATCGTTGTGGCTTTTCTAGTCTATAAATTCATCTACAATGCGGCAGTCAAGGCTGCCGATAGGCTTGGAAAAAGGATCAGGATGAGGAATACCCTTCGAACGATCTTCGCAACGCTCATTGGACTTGTGACGGTTCTTGTGATCATGGATATCTGGCAGGTCAGTTTGATCCCTTATTTGACTGCGCTCGGTATAGGTGGTATAGCCGTGGGCTTTGCCGTACAGGAACCGCTCTCCAACTTCATTTCTGGCTTATTAGTCCTTTTGACCGGAAAATTACGCGAGGAAGACATAGTTGAGATAGACGGTATCGTTGGTACAGTTGAAATGATCAACTACAACCATACAGTGCTGCGAACTTTCGATGGTAGGCAAGTACTGATCCCAAACAAACAAGTGTGGAATCAAAGACTTATCAATCACTGGCCGAGTGATACTAGAAGGTTCTCCATGAGAGTTTCTGTTTCCTACAACAGTGATTTTGCAAAGGTGATCGAAATTCTCAAAAAGTGTCTTGAGGAAGAACCTTTGGTTGAAAAATCTTGTGCGAATGTGATTCTTTTCAGTGGGTTCGCGTCCTCTTCAATCGATTTTGAAGTACTCTTCTGGGTTAGGAAAGAAAACTACTTTGATGCCATCAACGCCTTGGCAAAAAGAATAAAGAAGGAATTTGAAGAAAATGGTATAGTCATACCGCTACCGCAACTCGATGTTCATATTAAGGGGAGAATACTTTGA
- the ftcD gene encoding glutamate formimidoyltransferase, giving the protein MKIVESAPNFSEGRREEIVREIIAQAEGVKEVWILDWSMDPDHNRSVVTLVGAPEPLIEVLFKMTKKAMELIDMRVHKGEHPRMGATDVIPLVPVMNITMEECVELSKKLGKRIGEDLGIPVFLYEKSASASHRENLSEIRKGEFEGFFEKIKDPLWKPDFGPAQVHPTAGVTAVGAREYLIAFNVNLGTNRIEIAEKIAKAVRHISGGYRYVKAIAVELKEKGIVQVSMNMTNYKKSPLFRVFETIKREAERYGVPVIGSEIIGMVPIQAMLEVAQFYLQIDDFNVNRIIETKILEILAKKLEGEEK; this is encoded by the coding sequence GTGAAGATCGTGGAGTCCGCACCGAACTTCAGTGAAGGTAGAAGGGAAGAAATAGTGAGGGAAATAATTGCTCAGGCTGAAGGAGTTAAGGAAGTCTGGATTTTGGACTGGTCTATGGATCCAGATCACAACAGATCTGTCGTGACGCTCGTTGGGGCACCGGAACCTTTGATTGAAGTTCTTTTCAAAATGACGAAGAAAGCTATGGAACTGATAGACATGAGAGTACACAAGGGGGAACACCCACGCATGGGTGCAACGGACGTTATACCACTGGTACCAGTGATGAACATAACAATGGAAGAATGCGTAGAACTCTCAAAAAAGCTCGGAAAAAGAATTGGTGAAGATCTGGGTATACCAGTTTTCCTGTATGAAAAATCCGCCTCAGCTTCGCACAGAGAGAATCTTTCCGAAATAAGGAAGGGGGAATTCGAAGGATTCTTTGAGAAAATAAAAGATCCTCTCTGGAAACCAGATTTTGGACCGGCTCAGGTACATCCAACTGCAGGTGTTACAGCCGTAGGTGCACGAGAGTATTTGATAGCATTCAATGTCAATCTTGGAACCAACAGGATAGAAATCGCAGAAAAAATAGCCAAAGCTGTGCGCCATATAAGTGGTGGATACAGATACGTGAAGGCGATCGCGGTGGAGTTGAAAGAAAAAGGTATAGTACAAGTTTCTATGAATATGACGAACTATAAGAAGAGCCCACTCTTTAGAGTGTTCGAAACGATAAAGCGTGAAGCGGAAAGGTATGGAGTTCCTGTGATTGGAAGCGAAATCATAGGAATGGTACCGATTCAAGCGATGCTTGAAGTTGCACAGTTCTACCTGCAGATAGACGATTTCAATGTGAACCGAATCATAGAGACCAAGATTCTAGAGATCCTTGCCAAAAAGTTGGAAGGGGAAGAAAAATGA
- the hutI gene encoding imidazolonepropionase yields the protein MIQLLVFAKKLYTPTGVTAKVGQYMSKLSILEDIYIWIEDGRIVELASKMPKSFVRFIEADLVVPGFVDCHTHVPFYGFRENDFLKRVGGISYLQLHSSGGGLYETVEKVRRASEKDLVRFNLKILSHLLKKGVTTIECKSGYGLDRESELKQLKVIHTLSKIVPQDIVATFMGAHAIPKGVTEKDYVNLLIEMLNEVKQYTGFVDIFCDRGAFDVESAKMYLLKAVEKGFKVRVHADELESIGASKLAAELGAVSADHLLKIDDESIKALSKAGTVAVLMPATSFHLNENYAPARKLIEYNVPVALASDLNPGSSPTLEPSLVMHLAVRYLKMTPEEVLTAYTLNASHVLGLADKLGTLEIGKQADLVLYDEVDLLTLPYMVGLMPKAVVKRGQVFEN from the coding sequence ATGATACAGCTTCTTGTCTTTGCGAAAAAACTTTACACACCCACTGGCGTCACTGCCAAGGTCGGACAATATATGTCCAAACTGAGTATTTTGGAAGACATCTATATCTGGATTGAGGACGGTCGGATAGTTGAACTTGCTTCCAAGATGCCAAAAAGCTTTGTACGGTTCATAGAAGCTGACCTAGTGGTGCCTGGCTTTGTGGATTGCCATACTCACGTTCCCTTCTATGGTTTCAGAGAAAACGATTTTCTCAAACGTGTCGGTGGTATCAGCTATCTTCAACTTCACAGCTCAGGCGGTGGTTTGTACGAAACAGTGGAAAAGGTTAGACGGGCCTCGGAGAAGGACCTTGTAAGATTCAATCTGAAAATTCTCAGCCATTTGCTGAAGAAGGGCGTCACAACCATAGAGTGCAAAAGCGGTTATGGACTCGATAGAGAGAGTGAATTGAAACAATTGAAAGTTATACACACGTTGTCTAAGATTGTGCCTCAGGATATAGTCGCTACGTTCATGGGAGCACACGCCATCCCAAAAGGTGTAACCGAAAAAGACTACGTGAATCTTTTGATAGAGATGTTGAACGAGGTGAAACAGTACACTGGTTTTGTGGATATCTTCTGTGACAGAGGTGCTTTCGATGTGGAATCCGCAAAGATGTATTTGCTCAAAGCTGTTGAAAAAGGTTTTAAGGTGCGCGTGCACGCGGATGAACTTGAAAGCATTGGTGCAAGCAAGTTAGCCGCCGAACTTGGAGCAGTTTCCGCGGATCATTTGTTGAAGATAGACGATGAATCGATCAAAGCTTTATCGAAAGCTGGTACTGTGGCTGTGCTTATGCCTGCCACGAGTTTCCATTTGAACGAGAACTATGCTCCAGCCAGAAAACTCATTGAATACAATGTACCAGTAGCTCTCGCTAGTGATTTGAACCCTGGATCCAGTCCGACGCTCGAGCCAAGTTTAGTCATGCACCTAGCTGTGAGGTATTTGAAGATGACGCCAGAAGAGGTTCTAACAGCTTACACTTTGAACGCTTCGCATGTTCTCGGTTTGGCGGACAAGCTTGGAACTTTGGAAATTGGGAAACAAGCGGACTTGGTTTTGTACGATGAAGTAGACCTTTTGACGTTACCTTACATGGTAGGTTTGATGCCTAAAGCTGTTGTGAAAAGGGGTCAAGTGTTTGAAAATTAA
- a CDS encoding 23S rRNA (pseudouridine(1915)-N(3))-methyltransferase RlmH, whose amino-acid sequence MKINVIVLGKMKGFARMAVEEYKKMLSQFVDVELIELGHDNVENESTLKKDAMKVLRILKNDDYVVLLDERGVSYDSVSFAHHLWDLLVRNGKIIFIVGGPFGVDQNLKKRANELVSLSSMTLTHRLATIVLLEQLFRSFKILNNQRYHY is encoded by the coding sequence TTGAAAATTAATGTGATTGTTCTTGGAAAAATGAAGGGTTTCGCACGCATGGCAGTAGAAGAGTACAAAAAGATGCTCTCTCAATTTGTTGACGTAGAACTGATAGAATTAGGACACGATAACGTTGAAAACGAATCTACGCTGAAAAAGGACGCAATGAAAGTGCTTAGAATACTCAAGAACGATGATTACGTCGTATTGTTGGACGAACGTGGTGTTAGTTACGATTCTGTTTCGTTCGCACATCATTTGTGGGATCTTTTGGTGAGAAATGGAAAGATCATTTTTATCGTGGGAGGACCCTTCGGAGTCGATCAAAATTTGAAAAAAAGAGCAAACGAGTTGGTTTCTCTTTCGAGCATGACTTTAACACATCGCCTTGCGACCATAGTTCTGCTGGAACAGTTGTTCAGAAGTTTTAAGATACTGAACAACCAGAGGTACCATTACTGA
- a CDS encoding hemolysin family protein, with protein MEDPYSSLFQLLAMITLLTLSGIFSASETALTSLSRLKLIKKGEQESIHRVNRMLTAVLIMNNFVNLMLSSVATLLFVKLFKDVNQGVVALLGTVFVTFVVLVFGEISPKIYAREYAERIYGWSEKLLRFLERLLSPVIKPLLFLSNLTVKLFGGEAMEDAPFITSEDILNAVSAGTEDGTIGKQEGMIVERTFKMSETAIKEIMTPRVDVVAIEESATIEEFIRLVNKEGYSRIPVFKEDIDDIVGICYVKDAVGLVEQFGWDSIKTKKVAEIMREPIFVPETMRISTLLRIFKEKKMHMAVVVDEFGGTAGIVTLEDILEELIGEIMDEYDYDETSNIRKVSENTYMVKGTTPLNDIERELGVEFPETEHETLAGYLLEQFERIPSVGEELDLNGFHFKIVAATKSKIERVLMSIKRREKDERSEADRKSN; from the coding sequence GTGGAGGATCCATACAGTAGTCTGTTCCAACTGCTAGCCATGATCACTTTACTCACACTTTCAGGAATTTTCTCCGCTTCGGAGACTGCTCTCACTTCCTTGAGTCGATTGAAACTCATCAAGAAAGGTGAACAAGAATCGATACACCGTGTCAACCGTATGTTGACGGCTGTTCTCATAATGAACAACTTCGTCAACCTCATGCTCTCATCAGTTGCAACTCTGCTGTTCGTTAAATTGTTCAAAGATGTCAACCAAGGAGTTGTTGCACTGCTTGGAACCGTGTTCGTCACCTTTGTTGTGCTTGTGTTCGGTGAGATTTCTCCGAAGATATACGCGAGAGAGTATGCAGAACGCATCTATGGTTGGTCTGAGAAATTGCTCCGTTTCCTTGAGCGTCTCCTTTCTCCAGTCATTAAGCCGTTACTCTTCCTGAGTAATCTCACCGTCAAACTTTTTGGTGGAGAAGCCATGGAAGATGCCCCGTTCATAACATCTGAAGACATTCTCAACGCTGTGAGTGCTGGTACTGAGGATGGAACGATAGGAAAACAGGAAGGAATGATAGTCGAGCGGACATTCAAGATGAGCGAGACAGCCATAAAAGAAATCATGACACCCAGGGTAGATGTGGTGGCAATAGAGGAAAGTGCAACAATTGAAGAGTTCATCAGACTGGTGAACAAAGAAGGTTATTCACGTATACCCGTTTTCAAAGAAGACATCGACGACATAGTGGGTATCTGTTATGTCAAAGACGCTGTGGGCCTCGTAGAGCAGTTTGGGTGGGACAGCATTAAAACCAAGAAAGTTGCCGAAATCATGCGCGAACCAATTTTCGTTCCAGAAACTATGAGAATAAGTACGCTTTTAAGAATTTTTAAAGAAAAAAAGATGCATATGGCAGTCGTGGTTGATGAATTCGGAGGTACGGCTGGTATCGTGACGTTGGAAGACATACTTGAGGAATTGATCGGCGAGATCATGGATGAGTACGACTACGATGAAACGAGTAATATAAGAAAAGTTTCTGAAAACACTTATATGGTGAAGGGCACCACTCCATTGAACGATATAGAGCGTGAACTGGGTGTAGAATTCCCAGAAACTGAGCATGAAACGCTCGCGGGATATCTCTTAGAACAGTTTGAAAGGATACCGTCTGTCGGTGAAGAGCTCGATTTGAATGGTTTTCATTTCAAAATTGTGGCTGCAACGAAGAGCAAGATCGAGAGAGTTCTGATGAGCATAAAAAGGAGAGAAAAAGATGAACGAAGCGAAGCTGATAGAAAAAGCAATTGA